CTTATTAATACAAGTTATTCTCCACAATATATTCATGCAAAAACATAGACGTTTTCTCCTTACTCGGTTTTTGGACCATATGTTGCAAAATTGCCACGTTAGGCTCTAAACGCATCCAGCTTCTCAAAAAATACATGTACTTGATCCACTTAAGGAAGTAGGACTATGGGATAAATAGTCGATTCTTTGATTTAATTGCAATGTACGGTCTGTAGAAAAGATTTACGCCATCATTTTATTTAAAAcacaataattaattctttataCAAATACTAACAACCTTAAAAGAATGATAAACAATCTTctaataaataatcaaaactttCTATTATCggtataatttaaattatttttaattaggggaagaaaggaaaaaaaaaagaataaataaatattttaattctCTTTGAGAGATCTTCTGCTGTCTGTAATTAAGTATTTGGGAATGAGCTATAAAACCGGACAACCTCAATAATTCATCTAGTTAGTCTTACATACAAGAGAGACAAAGaacctctctctctttctctcaaaTATAGGAAAAACTGTATCCAGTTAAATTAAATAAGCAGGAATTTGCTGTTATCAAGCAGTGGTTCACAAAATGGAAGCCAGCTTTCACTGGTTATGTCTTCTCTTCTTCTCGTATGTGTTACTGTTGTTTGCACAGAAAGCGATCGTTCATCTCTGGTGGAAACCAAAAAGAACTCAAAAACATTTCTGGAAACAAGGAATCAGAGGTCCTAAATATCATTTCTTGTTCGGTAACCTCAAAGAGATTGCAAGTTTCACTACTCCATTATTATCTCGCCCTTTGCCTTTCTCTCATGATATTCTTCCTAGAGTTCTCCCCTTTTACCATCATTGGAAGAAAATCTATGGTATTAAATttctcttttattcatttttatttgtcCTTAAAGGAACCATTTAATTATATGCTCTACTACAGTCTTGCACTTGTTCTCATCTTTATAGTTTAATTCTACAAACTAATTTtggtggtatatatatatatatatcaaaaataaATTGCAGGTTCAACATTTGTTATATGGTTTGGACCAACAGCTCGTGTGACCATATCTGATCCAGCTCTTATTAGGGATATTTTCGTCCTGAAATCGGAGAGCTTTGAGAAAAATGAGTCACCCCCGCTTGTGAAGAAGCTTGAAGGTGATGGTTTGCTGagtttaaaaggagaaaaatggGCTCACCATAGGAAGATTATTACTCCAACCCTCTACATTGAAAATCTAAAGGTTATTCACAGATATATTGCTGTATTTTTTTCAAGTTAGTTGTCACTGTTAAAAAAAAGTTTACGTATAAAAATTTCTAACTCTTTAGTATATTAATTTTAATTGTTCTACATATATATAGCTAATGATTCCGATGATGGGGAAAAGTATGAGGGAGATGTTGGACAAATGGTCAAAAACGTCATCGTCAAAATGCGGTAAGGTAGAAATCGAAGTCTCAAAAATGTTCCAAACATTAGCAGAAGATGTGATTACGCGTATTGTATTCGGAAACAGCTACGAAGATGGAAGAGCCATCTTTGAGTTGCAAGCACAACAAATGGTTTATGCCACTGAAGCTTATCAGAAAGTTTTCATCCCCGGATACAGGTAAATATAtgattataataaatatataacgCGTTATGATTTGGTAGTTAGTGTTTTGTGCAGAATCTTGAAACGTACAATTGTAAAGTGaaaaaaagaaattgttttatATTGTGTTGTGACAGGTTTTTGCCTACTAAAAAGAATAGAATTTCTTGGAGATTGGATAAAGAGGTTAGAAAATCTTTGATAAAGCTTAttgaagaaaggagaaaaattTCGGAGGATACTCAGGTTTTATTGTCAGACGAATGTCCGAATGATTTATTGGAAGTAATGATCAAAGCTAGTACGAGTAATGAATATACAAATAGTTCAAACATTACAGTTTATGACATTGTCGAGGAATGCAAGACCATCTTCTTTGCCGGCAAACATACGACGTCAAACTTGCTGACGTGGACTACCATTTTATTGGCCATGCATCCTCAGTGGCAGGAACTGGCACGTGAGGAGGTTTTGTCTGTCTGTGGATCACGTGATACCCCCTCTAAAGACGACCTCGCCAAGCTTAAGACGGTAATTAAGCATACATTAATTAAATTTATTACACCATATATACCTTTTGTTTATTCACCATGATCATGCTTTTTGTTAAAACAATCCAACACTATGGTCTATGCATGTGGTAAAGGTAAACTGGAAACAGACCAACACTTTGTTCTGTCAGATAATTCTTCACTCTCTTTTTGGATAAGCTTTTTATATATTTGTCTTACTAATTAGACCGGATCATCAAGCTTTTTGATTTAATTAAATGTGCATTAAAAGTAGAGATATCTCAAATTTCACTATTTGCTTTAATTTACTAATTTATGCGCCCTTCATATTTTTTCCGTAAGAACTTTCCCGCATAAGGTGTTAACGCTGCTAAGTACTAATCGTACAAAAATGTACATTGTTACCATATATGAAGGTTAAATATTACCTACTATAATAGGTTACTTACATGTGCGTATCTATGATTTTAATTCTATGGGTTCAATATTCAAAATTTTTATCATTGAacacattatatttttaaagttatgggtttatatatactatttatttcaattttagtgATTTTTACACATGAATTTATGCTCCGCGCCGAAAGCACTGGGAACCCGGTAACTCTATGTTGGATCCGCACCTAATTACTTACCATAATTTTAAGCTACCTAACCATACTTGTTActgttaatattactgtattaTTTAAGTGACCTAATAGTGgtaaaaaaaattagattttccTTGTGGTGCCTAGAATACAAACTTGTGCAACTTTTGGTATGTGTTAGTTTTAGTTTCTTAAGATGTCAACTCTATGTTGTAGTGAACTTTTTTTATGGCATGCAGCTCGGAATGATCTTGAATGAATCCCTGCGGCTATATCCACCTGCAGTGGCAGCAATCAGAAGATCCAAATTCGATACACAATTGGGGAATTTCAAATTACCCAAAGGAACTGAGCTCCTAATACCAATTATAGCAATTCATCACGATCCAACATTATGGGGACAAGACGCGAATGAATTTAATCCAGCAAGATTTGGTCGAGGAGTTGCACAAGCAGCAAAACAACCGATGGCATTTATGCCTTTTGGCTTAGGCGCCCGCCGTTGCATTGGACAAAATTTAGCAGTAATGCAAGCTAAATTAGCAATAGCTATGATCTTGCAACGTTTTTCTTTTCATCTTTCTCCAACTTACCAACATGCTCCTACCATTTTGATGCTCTTATGTCCACAATATGGTGCTCCCATTATCTTCCAAAAGTTGTAGTTGACATACTTATATACATGTTCAGGTTTGTACAAATACAAAATTTTGTGTACATTACAAATCCCCAATCTCCCTCTTCTAAATCTTTGCAAAATTTTGACGATCATCCACTGTTTGTTCAGCAGTGAATAGCCGGACTAATGATATAAGCACATTAACAACTGTTGTGAACACAAATAATTTAGATAATACTTGTGGGCCAGTTATTTGGAAATGTTTTTATAAAACAAAACAATTTGTTTTTCTCAATAAGGGCCTGAGTGGAAGCCCATCGAAAGTGTAGCTTTCCGCTTATTTCGGCTTCAATTCAATCGCTTTAAGGGATTCCAGAAGGGGATTTACAAAAATAGCCAGCCGGTGTACATGGATTATACActgattatatataattatacaaatattataaCAGGATTATAATTGTATTTCCTTTAATAGGGCTTTGAAATAATAAAGAATGTTTATCAATTATTAATACCACTTTTTAACAGCAGTAACTCATAATTGTTCAAAATCATTCAACTATCAAACACTGTACATTCTCAAATCAAATTTCTGCTTTTACAATACTGGTATAAAATTCACTCTCAGctagatatactatatataatggACAAAATACCAGTGATATATACCAACCCAGACATTACAAATTTCTCTATAATCCAGGACCACAGATATCTTCATATCTTCCATTGCCCCATAGTTGACACAATAGTCAATTACCTGTTTCATCACTATATATATAGtcactgtttgaccaaaaaatattatCCACTAATTATAAACCTTTGGTAAGACTAATTAATTTTATGTGATGATGAGTTAAGcctagttaataataataacttCTGATCTATAATCGATCTATGTGGATAATATTTGAACATCGTTGAAAAAGAGTTAAATGTGATATGTATTTAATGTTCCAATACCAATAATGGAAAAGGAGCATCAAtctttcaataataataaataacactaaagtaaataaggagaatgattcacccaattttgaatgaggtggatgattcctCCTTCTGACAATGGTGAATGACTGACAAATACAAGAATATCGGGATTTATCTTGGATCTAATGGAAAAGGTGTAGAGTCATCAACCATCCAATCTCTTTTTAAAGGTAGTCTTTGTATCTATCTAGAGAGAGTCTGCTTTCTTCCCCATCCTTTTATCCTGGAatctctctttctatttatagggacaTACCCCCAATTAACCCTAAAAGTACAAGTATAAAAAATATCCAACGGAATATTCTCTTAAAGGTCCTATTACTGAACTAGTCGTTACCGTTCCTTCTGATACTTGACCTCGGCCATGATTGGCTGCTCGACGATGGTTCCCATTAGTTACTAGTCGACCTCGGCCAAATTACTTTTAGCAACACCACTTCGCGAGTGCTCTTAGGCGAATTTTGACACATTCAGTCACCTCATCCTAAAATTTTAACCCTAAAAAGTGATCAAATCCGTCACTCGGATTCTGTTCTGTCTTCAGCTGGATAAACCTGCAAAGGTAGCATTAAGCCATTAACCTCCGTTATCATTGTTGAGACATAgtgtaattaaataattgaaagttTGCTCTCTCTAACAATTTAAGAAGAGATGGTCACATGATTTGACATGTTATCTGCATATGTTTGGCTCATGAATAAGAATTGAGTGCATGCACATGTGAGGTTATACCCCGTTGAGTGTAATAATTATGAAATTCATTCATTGTCAAGATACCTGAGGGCGCTTATCCTCGCTGAAGCTGACAGTCCTGAATTTCAACTCTCCTCTGCTGGTTGTAAGTTCATCAAAGATCTCAGCATCACAAATTTCTATTTTACCTTCTTCAGTTCCAGGAAGAGTTGCCTCCGTTTCCTAATAGTAATATATAAGCTGATATATATATTTCCTTTTAAGacataaaagtccaaaaaaataAAGCAGAATCAACACTTTTGGAATACCATGAAAGAGAAGCTAAGTGCACGTTGTGGAGCACCAACTATTTCTTCATACTCGGCTGCATCGAGCTCTTGCAAATGACGAGGCTGGAACAATTTGGGAAGCAAATGCTGCCTTATGCTTATGAGGAGAAAGAATGGCAAGGGGAATAGAATGCCAGCTATGGGAATCCAAGTCACTCCAAAGACCACAAGCAAATATACAAGTTGGAATATTGTGAAGATTGCAATGTATCTGAATGGTACTGACTCCACAAAAGATGCATGTACCCCTTCAAGAACCCTACCATTATGATCAACTCAGGTTAGTCACATAATTTGTCATATTCTTAAAGAAAAAAGGGCATATGTTATTGTTTGTGTGCATCTATTTGTGATATAAAATATAACAACCCACAGATGATCACTGACGGTTGAACTCGAAGGGGATTCACTATTAAGTATAAAGAGCAACTTTAGGTATTCAACTGTGAGAGGCACTTTTAGGTTAAAATCCGAGGGCATAAAGCTACGAGACCTCAAGGATTTTGTCAAAGCGAACAATACCTCGACAGTTGGGCCTCAACCGTTACAAGAagttacttttttatttttgtaaagggATAATTATATTTTTGGGCCGCCCTAAAAGATAATAGCtggcaaatatataatttttgtatattaagtataaatatacatataatatacataaatatacatatgatatacaaattatatacatataatcgGTGCTAGTTAAAAGAACAaggattgatatatttatttaagcACTTCAATCTTCATATATCACAAAAATAACTTACTTAAATCTCCTGCCAGGGGTGATGAAGAGAAGCAAGATTCTTTCCCATAGTTGATTTCCTGGCAAGCTGTCAATAGCCATGTATGCAAAATATCCCCAAAGAACTGAGGTTGGTATCTTTTTTATTACTGGAATAGCACCTACTGACGCTGCTACTAGTAGTGACTGCAGTAGATTGCTCACTCTTTGTTCATTGACTCGAACAGGCAAGTAAGCATCAATATGCTTCTCAGGATCAAACTTGCCAATTGACCTTTCGCCATTTGCATTTTCAATTTCATGTCTCATTATTGCCTCTTTCAAGTGTTTCAATTCTTTAGCTACTGCATTCTGCAATAGGCATGAAAGAATAAGATGTGTCAGTGATCAGTATTCGATGCTAGTATTATTTGAAAAGTGAATAATGGTTAAAAGTTGGATAAAGTGGCTCAGAGTTAGGTTTATCTAACTCAAAAACAATGATGCAATTCTGAGAAGATAGACTTACAACAGGAGGACTATCTATCTCTATGAATACAGCTTGCATGTTGCCATAGATTTCAGAGTTGCTAGCTTTTCTCCTGATACTCTCTTTTGCACTTTCAACCATCTTCTTTCGAATCAGCTGGTTAGCAATATGAACTGTTTAGAAATTTAATGTCGTGGCACTAGAGGCAATATCATAAGAATCATCGACAGATTAACTATATTTACCTGTTTCTTAAGAACAGCCAAACTTTTAGTATGCATAGGGGATTGTGGCAGGACACCATTTGAAGGAGGCAATCCAATCAAACCACATAGCAAAGTCTGCGGAGAAGTATCAGCCCTTGTCATTAGTATTGATTATTGAAACAGCGCAAATGATTAGTAGAAGAAATCCACAGATGATAGGAGGATACCATAAATCCCAAGAGTAAGATATCATAATGATAAGCAGAAGGATTCTTTAAGTTGAACTCCTTTTGTTGTGCCATCTGAGAAGCAACACTGTGATCGAAAAAATAGAGTCCTGCTATCATCACAGCTGGTATTATGGCCGCAAATATGTATGCTGGAGGAACCTTCCCCATATCCTGCAGTTTGAGTTATGAGTTAAAATTTCAAGATATCTCAATACTAATTGAAGGAGTAATAACCTTTCAAAATTATTCACACCTTCATTACAGTCCAGTGATATAAAGATGCAGATTCCCAAGGAAGGGGACTATAGAGAGTTCTAGGAATTCCAGATGGAACTTTGTTTGGCACGATTAATGAGAGAGCTGACCACATAAGAACCATTAAAGGAACTCCATAGTCCGCGATGAAGCTTCTAATCCAGCCTGATTTAATATGAAAAAGATGTGATCATTAGAAACCTATATTTTCATTAAGTGACAACACACTGATACCATGTTAGGATTACAAACCTGTGCCATACCACCATGACCTTGCTTTCCTGCTTTTTAAGGCTGTGTAGAGAAGGCCAAAGGTGAATATGATTCCAAGTAGGCCATTTGTATAAAGCCAAAGGAATTGATTTTTCTCTGAACTTGGGTCA
This DNA window, taken from Nicotiana tabacum cultivar K326 chromosome 4, ASM71507v2, whole genome shotgun sequence, encodes the following:
- the LOC107806423 gene encoding cytochrome P450 734A1 — translated: MEASFHWLCLLFFSYVLLLFAQKAIVHLWWKPKRTQKHFWKQGIRGPKYHFLFGNLKEIASFTTPLLSRPLPFSHDILPRVLPFYHHWKKIYGSTFVIWFGPTARVTISDPALIRDIFVLKSESFEKNESPPLVKKLEGDGLLSLKGEKWAHHRKIITPTLYIENLKLMIPMMGKSMREMLDKWSKTSSSKCGKVEIEVSKMFQTLAEDVITRIVFGNSYEDGRAIFELQAQQMVYATEAYQKVFIPGYRFLPTKKNRISWRLDKEVRKSLIKLIEERRKISEDTQVLLSDECPNDLLEVMIKASTSNEYTNSSNITVYDIVEECKTIFFAGKHTTSNLLTWTTILLAMHPQWQELAREEVLSVCGSRDTPSKDDLAKLKTLGMILNESLRLYPPAVAAIRRSKFDTQLGNFKLPKGTELLIPIIAIHHDPTLWGQDANEFNPARFGRGVAQAAKQPMAFMPFGLGARRCIGQNLAVMQAKLAIAMILQRFSFHLSPTYQHAPTILMLLCPQYGAPIIFQKL
- the LOC107806421 gene encoding boron transporter 4, with protein sequence MKSRFGTPFEGIAEDIRGRVSCYKQDWIAGISSGIGILAPTTYIFFSSALPVIAFGEQLSRDTDGSLSTVETLASTAICGIIHSILGGQPLMILGVAEPTIIMYSYLYKFAKGREELGQTLYLAWAGWVCVWTALMLFLLAIFNACSIISKFTRIAGETFGMLITVLFIQEAIKGLVSEFHIPKSDDPSSEKNQFLWLYTNGLLGIIFTFGLLYTALKSRKARSWWYGTGWIRSFIADYGVPLMVLMWSALSLIVPNKVPSGIPRTLYSPLPWESASLYHWTVMKDMGKVPPAYIFAAIIPAVMIAGLYFFDHSVASQMAQQKEFNLKNPSAYHYDILLLGFMTLLCGLIGLPPSNGVLPQSPMHTKSLAVLKKQLIRKKMVESAKESIRRKASNSEIYGNMQAVFIEIDSPPVNAVAKELKHLKEAIMRHEIENANGERSIGKFDPEKHIDAYLPVRVNEQRVSNLLQSLLVAASVGAIPVIKKIPTSVLWGYFAYMAIDSLPGNQLWERILLLFITPGRRFKVLEGVHASFVESVPFRYIAIFTIFQLVYLLVVFGVTWIPIAGILFPLPFFLLISIRQHLLPKLFQPRHLQELDAAEYEEIVGAPQRALSFSFMETEATLPGTEEGKIEICDAEIFDELTTSRGELKFRTVSFSEDKRPQVYPAEDRTESE